The following proteins come from a genomic window of Macaca thibetana thibetana isolate TM-01 chromosome 15, ASM2454274v1, whole genome shotgun sequence:
- the LOC126937607 gene encoding interferon alpha-1/13-like, whose translation MALPFALLMALVVLSCKSSCSLGCDVPETHSLDNRRTMMLLKQMSRISPSSCLMDRRDFGFPQQESDGNQFQKAPAISVLHELIQQTFNLFTTKDSSAAWDEDLLDKFCTELYQQLNDLEACVMQQERVGETPLMNADSTLAVKKYFRRITLYLTEKKYSPCAWEVVRAEIMRSFSLSTNLQERLRRKE comes from the coding sequence ATGGCATTGCCCTTTGCTTTACTGATGGCCCTGGTGGTGCTCAGCTGCAAGTCAAGCTGCTCTCTGGGCTGTGATGTGCCTGAGACCcacagcctggataacagaagGACCATGATGCTCCTGAAACAAATGAGCAGaatctctccttcctcctgtctGATGGACAGACGTGACTTTGGATTTCCCCAGCAGGAGTCTGATGGCAACCAGTTCCAGAAGGCTCCAGCCATCTCTGTCCTCCATGAGCTGATCCAGCAGACCTTCAACCTCTTTACCACAAAAGACTCATCTGCTGCTTGGGATGAGGACCTCCTAGACAAATTCTGCACTGAACTCTACCAGCAGCTGAATGACTTGGAAGCCTGTGTCATGCAGCAGGAGAGGGTGGGAGAAACTCCCCTGATGAATGCGGACTCCACCTTGGCTGTGAAGAAATACTTCCGAAGAATCACTCTCTATCTGACAGAGAAGAAATACAGcccttgtgcctgggaggttgtCAGAGCAGAAATCATGAGATCCTTCTCTTTATCAACAAACTTGCAAGAAAGATTAAGGAGGAAGGAATAA
- the LOC126937608 gene encoding interferon alpha-1/13: MALPFALLMALVVLSCKSSCSLGCDVPETHSLDNRRTMMLLKQMSRISPSSCLMDRHDFGFPQQESDGNQFQKAPAISVLHELIQQTFNLFTTKDSSAAWDEDLLDKFCTELYQQLNDLEACVMQQERVGETPLMNADSTLAVKKYFRRITLYLTEKKYSPCAWEVVRAEIMRSFSLSTNLQERLRRKE; the protein is encoded by the coding sequence ATGGCATTGCCCTTTGCTTTACTGATGGCCCTGGTGGTGCTCAGCTGCAAGTCAAGCTGCTCTCTGGGCTGTGATGTGCCTGAGACCcacagcctggataacagaagGACCATGATGCTCCTGAAACAAATGAGCAGaatctctccttcctcctgtctGATGGACAGACATGACTTTGGATTTCCCCAGCAGGAGTCTGATGGCAACCAGTTCCAGAAGGCTCCAGCCATCTCTGTCCTCCATGAGCTGATCCAGCAGACCTTCAACCTCTTTACCACAAAAGACTCATCTGCTGCTTGGGATGAGGACCTCCTAGACAAATTCTGCACTGAACTCTACCAGCAGCTGAATGACTTGGAAGCCTGTGTCATGCAGCAGGAGAGGGTGGGAGAAACTCCCCTGATGAATGCGGACTCCACCTTGGCTGTGAAGAAATACTTCCGAAGAATCACTCTCTATCTGACAGAGAAGAAATACAGcccttgtgcctgggaggttgtCAGAGCAGAAATCATGAGATCCTTCTCTTTATCAACAAACTTGCAAGAAAGATTAAGGAGGAAGGAATAA